One Gemmatimonadota bacterium genomic window, GCGGTAGATCGCACAGGTCGCATAGCGACGGGTACATATCGACGAATTCTGTAAGACCAGATGCTTTTGCGCCCGGCTTGCCGCGTTCTGGCGAGCGGACGATCATTGGGGCATGTGTGTCGATGTCGAAGTTCGTGTGTTTGCACCAGCTGCCGTGTTCGCCGAGTTTCCAGCCGTGATCTCCCCACAGGATTACAACTGTGTTTTCTTTGAGGCCGAGCCGTTCGATTTCGTCGAGCACGCGACCGACCTGCGCGTCCATATATGAAACACACGCGCAGTAGCCGTGGACCAATGTACGCGATAGGTCTTCGGGTATCGGTCCCTCCTTGGGCATTCCGAAGTAGCCGCGCAGTTCTCCGAATTCAGTGAGAGAATACTCGGTTACGTTTTCCGGCGCGCTGGTATTCAGAGCGAGTGGCAATGCTTCCCGATCGTAAACGTCCCAGTGATGCTTTGGGGCGTTGAACGGCAGATGGGGTTTGTGAAAGCCCACGGCGAGGAAGAAAGATTGATCGCGCAATTCGTTGAGCGTTTTGATGGCGTGATCGGCATCCTTGCCGTCGTGATAGGCATTGTCTGGAACGTCCGCGGCTTCGAAAGCGGGTCCCATACCCCGTCGCGTGGATCTTTCAGCAGCCATTTGAGCATCTGTTCGCTCAATCACTTCCATCGCTTCATCCGTCAGGTAGCCCCGTCCCTTCCAATCACCTGTTGAGACGTGTGGTTCTGCTAACCATCCTTGCAGATCATCGCTTCGATGGTGATAAATTTTCCCGATGGATCGCGTCTCGTAGCCGTGCTGCTTGAAGTGCTGTGGTAGTGAGAGGACATCGGGCATCACGGACCGCA contains:
- a CDS encoding sulfatase: MNVLFIAVDDLRPQLGCYGQDFVQSPNIDQLAAEGVLFERAYCQQAVCAPSRASVLSGCRPDTTTIYDLQTPLRSVMPDVLSLPQHFKQHGYETRSIGKIYHHRSDDLQGWLAEPHVSTGDWKGRGYLTDEAMEVIERTDAQMAAERSTRRGMGPAFEAADVPDNAYHDGKDADHAIKTLNELRDQSFFLAVGFHKPHLPFNAPKHHWDVYDREALPLALNTSAPENVTEYSLTEFGELRGYFGMPKEGPIPEDLSRTLVHGYCACVSYMDAQVGRVLDEIERLGLKENTVVILWGDHGWKLGEHGSWCKHTNFDIDTHAPMIVRSPERGKPGAKASGLTEFVDMYPSLCDLCDLPLPDHLEGQSFVPLMEDPDRTWKQAAFSQYPRTGVMGYTIKTEDFRYTEWQSRDTGEVKARELYDHREDAAENVNAAEDIRYAETVTELEKVIKKGWEAARA